One part of the Chryseobacterium mulctrae genome encodes these proteins:
- a CDS encoding DUF3109 family protein has product MIQIDDKLISEDIFSEEFVCNLTKCKGACCVEGDVGAPLDKDELVILDNIYDKIKPYLTEAGIKALDEQGTWTTDPTDGMYVTPMIEDAECAYVTFDERGVTKCGIEKAYEDGAVDWQKPISCHLYPIRVTDYSTFSALNYHEWSVCSDACTLGKELQVPVYKFLKTPLTRKYGEDFYATLSDVAEEWKKEYGK; this is encoded by the coding sequence ATGATTCAAATAGACGATAAATTAATTTCTGAAGATATTTTTTCTGAAGAATTTGTTTGTAACCTTACCAAATGTAAAGGTGCATGTTGTGTAGAAGGTGATGTAGGCGCTCCTTTAGATAAAGACGAGCTTGTGATTTTAGATAATATTTATGATAAAATAAAGCCTTATCTTACAGAAGCCGGAATTAAAGCACTCGACGAGCAAGGAACATGGACAACCGATCCTACAGACGGAATGTATGTGACTCCGATGATTGAAGATGCAGAATGTGCTTATGTAACTTTTGATGAAAGAGGCGTTACAAAATGTGGCATCGAAAAAGCTTACGAAGATGGGGCTGTAGATTGGCAGAAACCGATTTCTTGTCACCTCTACCCGATCAGAGTTACCGACTATTCTACATTCTCAGCTTTAAATTATCATGAGTGGAGTGTTTGCAGCGACGCCTGTACTTTAGGAAAAGAACTTCAGGTTCCAGTTTATAAATTTCTTAAAACTCCGCTTACCAGAAAATATGGTGAAGATTTTTATGCTACACTAAGCGATGTTGCTGAAGAGTGGAAGAAAGAGTATGGGAAATAG